One genomic segment of Desmodus rotundus isolate HL8 chromosome 5, HLdesRot8A.1, whole genome shotgun sequence includes these proteins:
- the KLC2 gene encoding kinesin light chain 2 — translation MATMVLPREEKLSQDEIVLGTKAVIQGLETLRGEHRALLAPLVAPEAGEAEPGSQERCVLLRRSLEAIELGLGEAQVILALSSHLGAVESEKQKLRAQVRRLVQENQWLREELAGTQQKLQRSEQAVAQLEEEKQHLLFMSQIRKLDEDTSPNEEKGDVPKDSLDDLFPNEEEQSPAPSPGGGDVAAQHGGYEIPARLRTLHNLVIQYASQGRYEVAVPLCKQALEDLEKTSGHDHPDVATMLNILALVYRDQNKYKEAAHLLNDALAIREKTLGKDHPAVAATLNNLAVLYGKRGKYKEAEPLCKRALEIREKVLGKFHPDVAKQLSNLALLCQNQGKAEEVEYYYRRALEIYATRLGPDDPNVAKTKNNLASCYLKQGKYQDAEILYKEILTRAHEKEFGSVNGDNKPIWMHAEEREDSKDKRRDSTPYGEYGSWYKACKVDSPTVNTTLRSLGALYRRQGKLEAAHTLEDCASRSRKQGLDPASQTKVVELLKDGSGGRGDRHGSRDVARGVGARSESDLEESGPAAEWSGDGSGSLRRSGSFGKLRDALRRSSEMLVKKLQGGGPQEPPNPRMKRASSLNFLNKSVEEPVQPGGTGLSDSRTLSSSSMDLSRRSSLVD, via the exons ATGGCCACGATGGTGCTTCCGCGAGAGGAGAAGCTGAGCCAGGATGAGATCGTGCTGGGCACCAAGGCCGTCATCCAGGGGCTGGAGACCCTGCGCGGGGAGCATCGTGCCCTTCTCGCTCCATTGGTGGCTCCTGAAGCCGGCGAGGCTGAGCCCGGCTCACAGGAGCGCTGTGTCCTCCTGCGCCGCTCCCTGGAGGCCAtcgagctggggctgggggaagccCAG GTGATCCTGGCACTTTCAAGCCACCTGGGGGCTGTAGAGTCGGAGAAGCAGAAGCTGCGGGCGCAGGTGCGGCGTCTGGTGCAGGAGAACCAGTGGCTGCGAGAGGAGCTGGCAGGGACGCAGCAGAAGCTGCAGCGCAGTGAACAGGCCGTGGCCCAGCTCGAGGAGGAGAAGCAGCACTTGCTGTTCATGAGCCAGATCCGAAAGCTGGATGAGGACACCTCCCCCAAT gaggagaagggggatgTCCCCAAAGACTCTCTGGATGACCTGTTCCCCAACGAGGAGGAACAGAGCCCAG cccccagccctggaggaGGGGATGTGGCCGCCCAGCACGGGGGCTATGAGATCCCAGCACGGCTCCGCACGCTGCACAACCTGGTGATCCAGTACGCCTCACAGGGCCGCTATGAGGTGGCCGTGCCACTCTGCAAGCAGGCACTCGAAGACCTGGAGAAGACTTCAGGTCATGACCACCCCGACGTGGCCACCATGCTGAACATCCTGGCGCTGGTCTACCG GGACCAGAACAAGTACAAGGAAGCTGCTCACCTGCTGAATGATGCCCTGGCCATTCGAGAGAAGACCCTGGGAAAGGACCACCCGGCT GTGGCTGCAACATTAAACAACCTGGCAGTTCTGTATGGCAAGCGGGGCAAGTACAAGGAGGCTGAGCCTCTGTGCAAGCGGGCGCTGGAGATCCGGGAGAAG GTCCTGGGCAAGTTTCATCCAGATGTGGCCAAGCAGCTGAGCAACCTGGCGCTGCTGTGCCAGAACCAGGGCAAAGCTGAGGAGGTGGAATACTACTACCGGCGGGCACTGGAGATCTACGCCACACGCCTTGGGCCTGATGACCCCAACGTAGCCAAGACCAAGAACAACCTG GCCTCCTGCTACCTGAAGCAGGGCAAGTACCAGGATGCAGAGATCCTGTACAAGGAGATCCTCACCCGTGCTCACGAGAAGGAGTTTGGCTCTGTCAATG ggGACAACAAGCCCATCTGGATGCACGCAGAGGAACGGGAGGACAGCAAG GATAAGCGCCGGGATAGCACCCCCTATGGGGAATATGGCAGCTGGTACAAGGCCTGTAAAGTAGACAG TCCCACAGTCAACACCACCCTGCGCAGCTTGGGGGCCCTGTACCGGCGCCAGGGCAAGCTAGAAGCCGCACACACACTGGAGGACTGTGCCAGCCGCAGCCGCAAGCAG GGCCTGGACCCTGCAAGCCAGACCAAGGTGGTGGAACTGCTGAAAGACGGCAGTGGTGGGCGGGGAGACCGCCATGGCAGCCGAGACGTGGCCCGGGGAGTGGGGGCTCGGTCTGAGTCTGACCTCGAGGAGTCAGGGCCCGCAGCCGAGTGGAGCGGA GACGGGAGTGGCTCCTTGCGGCGTAGCGGCTCCTTTGGGAAGCTCCGAGATGCTCTGAGGCGCAGCAGTGAGATGCTGGTGAAGAAGCTGCAGGGTGGTGGCCCCCAGGAACCCCCTAACCCCAG GATGAAGCGGGCCAGTTCTCTCAACTTCCTCAACAAGAGTGTGGAAGAGCCAGTCCAG